In the Euphorbia lathyris chromosome 5, ddEupLath1.1, whole genome shotgun sequence genome, one interval contains:
- the LOC136229139 gene encoding B3 domain-containing protein Os01g0234100-like isoform X2: protein MAEELKNESEEAYFNRMSPLPSEYSKSPGEEDLTLAQLSHPPIPKLRLTLAASSSSVMEKTEKRVRIKRRYPDSEIKHANTGHAGQCIWQNKPAIDRMTSPEQNKSASVIRAEEFQSNLESAFPSFVKCLVRSHVGSCFWMGLPGPFCRAHLPREDTIFTLEDECGKDFQMRYIAYKTGLSAGWRQFAVAHQLLEGDALVFQYIDSCKFKVYIIRTNNLTEVDGALGLLTLDPQIKQNDAEDTAEINLVPCKSARRKRRRSLPLAAVQKKNKKSRSRLSVSKTAHLAEQSENDSEEVGSEVLEGVKFSSPGVQFDDIKSFANFNIVVDGLVLDAEISEDIRRKYYEICCSQNTLLHGNLIRGINCKLIAGIISEIVNISDAIRDCNFTTSRDEFDTWDKSLRASEHFGINVGFIRDRLSKLVKLAYDSEGAAKTRRYIEATTERVQTEDEIQNLEAKLAELKAAREKFGADIESLKSKIESYELKFQEEVLSPW from the exons ATGGCAGAAGAGCTCAAGAATGAATCGGAGGAAGCATATTTCAACAGAATGTCACCGCTTCCTTCTGAATATTCTAAATCTCCTGGAGAAGAAGACTTAACCCTTGCTCAATTATCCCACCCTCCTATTCCCAAACTCAGGCTTACTCTTGCTGCCTCTTCATCTTCg GTTATGGAGAAAACTGAAAAGCGTGTTAGGATCAAGAGAAGGTATCCAGATTCCGAAATTAAGCAC GCAAATACTGGTCATGCAGGGCAATGTATATG GCAAAATAAGCCTGCCATTGATAGAATGACATCTCCTGAACAGAACAAATCAGCATCTGTCATTCGAGCAGAGGAGTTTCAATCAAATCTTGAATCGGCATTCCCTAGCTTCGTGAAATGTTTGGTCAGATCACATGTCGGTAGTTGTTTTTGGATG GGACTTCCTGGACCATTCTGTAGAGCACACTTACCACGTGAAGACACTATTTTCACCTTGGAAGATGAATGTGGGAAAGATTTTCAGATGAGATACATTGCATATAAGACAGGACTGAGTGCTGGTTGGAGACAGTTTGCTGTTGCACACCAATTGCTTGAGGGAGACGCGCTAGTCTTTCAATATATTGATAGTTGCAAATTTAAG GTTTACATAATAAGAACAAATAATTTGACAGAAGTGGATGGGGCTCTAGGCCTACTAACTTTGGATCctcaaataaaacaaaatgatGCAG AAGATACTGCAGAAATAAATTTAGTACCTTGTAAAAGTGCAAGGAGGAAACGCCGTAGGTCTCTTCCATTAGCTGCTGtccaaaagaaaaataagaaatcaaGGTCAAGATTATCAGTTTCCAAGACTGCACATTTAGCTGAGCAATCCGAAAACGACAGTGAAGAAGTTGGTTCAGAAGTTCTAGAAGGTGTCAAGTTCTCGTCACCTGGTGTTCAATTTGACGACATTAAAAGCTTTGCGAATTTCAACATTGTGGTTGATGGATTAGTTCTGGACGCGGAAATATCAGAAGACATTAGAAGGAAGTACTACGAAATCTGCTGCAGTCAGAATACGTTACTCCATGGAAATCTTATCAGGGGCATCAATTGTAAGTTGATTGCAGGAATCATTTCTGAAATTGTTAATATTTCTGATGCCATAAGAGATTGTAATTTTACCACATCAAGGGATGAATTTGATACTTGGGACAAGAGTCTAAGAGCATCTGAACATTTCGGAATAAATGTTGGATTCATACGTGATCGATTGAGCAAGCTTGTAAAACTTGCCTATGATTCAGAAGGTGCTGCAAAAACTAGGAGGTACATAGAAGCTACAACTGAAAGAGTGCAGACTGAAGATGAGATTCAAAATCTTGAAGCAAAGCTTGCGGAATTAAAGGCCGCCCGGGAAAAGTTTGGCGCTGATATTGAGTCTCTCAAGTCCAAAATTGAAAGTTATGAGCTCAAGTTCCAGGAAGAAGTTCTATCCCCATGGTGA
- the LOC136229139 gene encoding B3 domain-containing protein Os01g0234100-like isoform X1, giving the protein MAEELKNESEEAYFNRMSPLPSEYSKSPGEEDLTLAQLSHPPIPKLRLTLAASSSSVMEKTEKRVRIKRRYPDSEIKHANTGHAGQCICCRQNKPAIDRMTSPEQNKSASVIRAEEFQSNLESAFPSFVKCLVRSHVGSCFWMGLPGPFCRAHLPREDTIFTLEDECGKDFQMRYIAYKTGLSAGWRQFAVAHQLLEGDALVFQYIDSCKFKVYIIRTNNLTEVDGALGLLTLDPQIKQNDAEDTAEINLVPCKSARRKRRRSLPLAAVQKKNKKSRSRLSVSKTAHLAEQSENDSEEVGSEVLEGVKFSSPGVQFDDIKSFANFNIVVDGLVLDAEISEDIRRKYYEICCSQNTLLHGNLIRGINCKLIAGIISEIVNISDAIRDCNFTTSRDEFDTWDKSLRASEHFGINVGFIRDRLSKLVKLAYDSEGAAKTRRYIEATTERVQTEDEIQNLEAKLAELKAAREKFGADIESLKSKIESYELKFQEEVLSPW; this is encoded by the exons ATGGCAGAAGAGCTCAAGAATGAATCGGAGGAAGCATATTTCAACAGAATGTCACCGCTTCCTTCTGAATATTCTAAATCTCCTGGAGAAGAAGACTTAACCCTTGCTCAATTATCCCACCCTCCTATTCCCAAACTCAGGCTTACTCTTGCTGCCTCTTCATCTTCg GTTATGGAGAAAACTGAAAAGCGTGTTAGGATCAAGAGAAGGTATCCAGATTCCGAAATTAAGCAC GCAAATACTGGTCATGCAGGGCAATGTATATG CTGTAGGCAAAATAAGCCTGCCATTGATAGAATGACATCTCCTGAACAGAACAAATCAGCATCTGTCATTCGAGCAGAGGAGTTTCAATCAAATCTTGAATCGGCATTCCCTAGCTTCGTGAAATGTTTGGTCAGATCACATGTCGGTAGTTGTTTTTGGATG GGACTTCCTGGACCATTCTGTAGAGCACACTTACCACGTGAAGACACTATTTTCACCTTGGAAGATGAATGTGGGAAAGATTTTCAGATGAGATACATTGCATATAAGACAGGACTGAGTGCTGGTTGGAGACAGTTTGCTGTTGCACACCAATTGCTTGAGGGAGACGCGCTAGTCTTTCAATATATTGATAGTTGCAAATTTAAG GTTTACATAATAAGAACAAATAATTTGACAGAAGTGGATGGGGCTCTAGGCCTACTAACTTTGGATCctcaaataaaacaaaatgatGCAG AAGATACTGCAGAAATAAATTTAGTACCTTGTAAAAGTGCAAGGAGGAAACGCCGTAGGTCTCTTCCATTAGCTGCTGtccaaaagaaaaataagaaatcaaGGTCAAGATTATCAGTTTCCAAGACTGCACATTTAGCTGAGCAATCCGAAAACGACAGTGAAGAAGTTGGTTCAGAAGTTCTAGAAGGTGTCAAGTTCTCGTCACCTGGTGTTCAATTTGACGACATTAAAAGCTTTGCGAATTTCAACATTGTGGTTGATGGATTAGTTCTGGACGCGGAAATATCAGAAGACATTAGAAGGAAGTACTACGAAATCTGCTGCAGTCAGAATACGTTACTCCATGGAAATCTTATCAGGGGCATCAATTGTAAGTTGATTGCAGGAATCATTTCTGAAATTGTTAATATTTCTGATGCCATAAGAGATTGTAATTTTACCACATCAAGGGATGAATTTGATACTTGGGACAAGAGTCTAAGAGCATCTGAACATTTCGGAATAAATGTTGGATTCATACGTGATCGATTGAGCAAGCTTGTAAAACTTGCCTATGATTCAGAAGGTGCTGCAAAAACTAGGAGGTACATAGAAGCTACAACTGAAAGAGTGCAGACTGAAGATGAGATTCAAAATCTTGAAGCAAAGCTTGCGGAATTAAAGGCCGCCCGGGAAAAGTTTGGCGCTGATATTGAGTCTCTCAAGTCCAAAATTGAAAGTTATGAGCTCAAGTTCCAGGAAGAAGTTCTATCCCCATGGTGA